From Coregonus clupeaformis isolate EN_2021a unplaced genomic scaffold, ASM2061545v1 scaf3492, whole genome shotgun sequence, the proteins below share one genomic window:
- the LOC123490065 gene encoding uncharacterized protein LOC123490065 produces the protein MALYSSSIKWLVIVILVLHHLDGKDFRDNLMPPMGIWQWASMPHIELKTNTINFHQRPWTTQNTNETLWRWIGGKALRQTCVLSRGCTSSCLMLQKQEIGSCPMGHCGFDKPTTTQTRNSIDQKYRDVSALHQTTSDSTASRRTRRPRVAELRSRERAGASELVWKKTNTINFHQRPWTTQNTNETIGHSLHKCTGEACVMVSLEPTATRVATNNTNQLSGLVVSVSALRLEGRVVYPRSNHTKDSKNGTWCLSAWHTLWKWIGGKALRQTCVLSRGCTSSCLMLQKQEIGSCPMGHCGFDKPTTTQTRDSIDQKYRDVSALHQTTSDSTASRRTRRPRVAELRSRERAGASELVWKKTNTINFHQRPWTTQNTNETTGHSLHKCTGEACVMVSLEPTATRVATNNTNQLSGLVVSVSALRLEGRVVYPRSNHTKDSENGTCRRTRRPE, from the exons ATGGCTTTGTACTCTTCCAGTATTAAATGGTTGGTTATTGTAATCTTGGTATTACACCATCTGGACGGCAAGGATTTTCGGGATAACCTGATGCCCCCCATGGGCATTTGGCAGTGGGCCAGCATGCCTCACATTGAACTGAAGACCAACACCATCAACTTCCATCAACGACCCTGGACCACACAGAACACCAACGAGAC ATTATGGAGatggattgggggtaaggccctgcgacaGACTTGTGTCCTATCCAGGgggtgtacatcaagctgcctcatgctacaaaaacaggagataggctcctgccctatgggccattGTGGCTTCGACAAGCCCACCACCACCCAGACCAGAAACAGTATTGACCAGAAATACAGAGATGTTAGTGCTTTGCACCAGACAACCAGTGATTCTACAGCCAGCCGCAGAACGCGTCGCCCCCGAGTAGCTGAGCTCAGGAGTAGGGAGAGAGCGGGAGCAAGTGAGCTTGTGTGGAAGAAGACCAACACCATCAACTTCCATCAACGACCCTGGACCACACAGAACACCAACGAGACCATTGGACACAGTTTGCACAAGTGCACCGGAGAGGCTTGTGTTATGGTCAGCTTGGAACCCACTGCTACCCGGGTAGCTACAAACAACACtaaccaactcagtggccttgtcgttagcgtgtccgccctgagattggaaggtcggGTGGTTTATCCGCGGTCCAATCATACCAAAGACTCTAAAAACGGGACCTGGTGCCTCTCAGCTTGGCACACATTATGGAAatggattgggggtaaggccctgcgacaGACTTGTGTCCTATCCAGGgggtgtacatcaagctgcctcatgctacaaaaacaggagataggctcctgccctatgggccattGTGGCTTCGACAAGCCCACCACCACCCAGACCAGAGACAGTATTGACCAGAAATACAGAGATGTTAGTGCTTTGCACCAGACAACCAGTGATTCTACGGCCAGCCGCAGAACGCGTCGCCCCCGAGTAGCTGAGCTCAGGAGTAGGGAGAGAGCGGGAGCAAGTGAGCTTGTGTGGAAGAAGACCAACACCATCAACTTCCATCAACGACCCTGGACCACACAGAACACCAACGAGACCACTGGACACAGTTTGCACAAGTGCACCGGAGAGGCTTGTGTTATGGTCAGCTTGGAACCCACTGCTACCCGGGTAGCTACAAACAACACtaaccaactcagtggccttgtcgttagcgtgtccgccctgagattggaaggtcggGTGGTTTATCCGCGGTCCAATCATACCAAAGACTCTGAAAACGGGACCTG CCGCAGAACGCGTCGCCCCGAGTAG